The following proteins are encoded in a genomic region of Cellulomonas sp. ES6:
- a CDS encoding dihydrodipicolinate synthase family protein, translating to MSAPRPLAGVLPVVQTPFAADGTVDEAALRREVDWVVDQGAHGVTTGMVSEILRMTSTECARLAEVVAEQARARGALSVVSCGAESTFGAVAAARHAESVGADAVMAIPPITVQLGDDALFGYYSAIVEATGLGVVVQDASGYVGRSLSIELQMRLLDRYGDRVYFKPEAAPIGQRLTLLREATGGRARVFEGTGGAALVDSYRRGIVGTMPGSEVTWAIVRLWDLVEAGRWDAAYEISGPLSALVALQTSIDVFVAVEKHLLVRQGVLERTDARAPHGFVLDPETRDEVDRLFDLLRTRTLSGRAA from the coding sequence ATGTCCGCACCGCGGCCCCTGGCCGGCGTCCTGCCGGTCGTCCAGACACCGTTCGCCGCCGACGGGACCGTCGACGAGGCCGCGCTGCGCCGCGAGGTCGACTGGGTGGTCGACCAGGGCGCCCACGGCGTCACGACCGGGATGGTCAGCGAGATCCTGCGCATGACGTCCACCGAGTGCGCGCGGCTCGCCGAGGTCGTGGCCGAGCAGGCGCGCGCCCGCGGGGCGCTGTCCGTGGTGAGCTGCGGCGCCGAGTCGACGTTCGGCGCGGTGGCCGCCGCGCGGCACGCCGAGTCGGTCGGCGCCGACGCCGTCATGGCCATCCCGCCGATCACCGTGCAGCTCGGCGACGACGCGCTGTTCGGGTACTACTCGGCGATCGTCGAGGCCACCGGGCTGGGCGTCGTGGTGCAGGACGCGTCCGGGTACGTGGGCCGGTCGCTGTCGATCGAGCTGCAGATGCGGCTGCTCGACCGGTACGGCGACCGCGTGTACTTCAAGCCCGAGGCCGCACCGATCGGCCAGCGGCTGACGCTGCTGCGGGAGGCGACGGGTGGGCGCGCCCGGGTGTTCGAGGGCACCGGCGGCGCCGCCCTGGTCGACTCCTACCGCCGCGGGATCGTCGGCACCATGCCGGGGTCCGAGGTGACGTGGGCGATCGTCCGCCTCTGGGACCTCGTCGAGGCCGGCCGCTGGGACGCCGCGTACGAGATCAGCGGGCCCCTGTCCGCCCTCGTCGCGCTGCAGACCTCCATCGACGTGTTCGTGGCGGTCGAGAAGCACCTCCTGGTGCGGCAGGGCGTGCTCGAGCGCACCGACGCGCGGGCGCCGCACGGGTTCGTGCTCGACCCCGAGACCCGCGACGAGGTGGACCGGCTGTTCGACCTGCTGCGCACCCGGACGCTGTCGGGCCGCGCGGCGTGA
- a CDS encoding DNA-3-methyladenine glycosylase I has product MTSSDASDAPTTTTSGPVGRRCFGDGDPLYERYHDEEWGVPVHGERELFERMTLEAFQSGLSWITILRRREGFREAFAGFDPAVVAGYDEHDVERLMTDTGIIRNRAKITAAVANAQALLDLHDRGLGLDELFWSAAPLAGTRPRPRTFADVPASTAESAALAKELKRQGFRFIGPTTAYAAMQACGIVDDHLADCPVALARTVG; this is encoded by the coding sequence ATGACGAGCAGCGACGCCTCCGACGCCCCCACCACCACGACCAGCGGCCCCGTCGGCCGCCGCTGCTTCGGCGACGGCGACCCCCTGTACGAGCGCTACCACGACGAGGAGTGGGGCGTCCCCGTGCACGGCGAGCGCGAGCTGTTCGAGCGGATGACGCTCGAGGCGTTCCAGTCGGGTCTGTCGTGGATCACGATCCTGCGCCGGCGCGAGGGGTTCCGGGAGGCGTTCGCGGGGTTCGACCCGGCCGTCGTCGCGGGCTACGACGAGCACGACGTCGAGCGGCTCATGACCGACACCGGCATCATCCGGAACCGCGCGAAGATCACGGCGGCCGTCGCCAACGCCCAGGCGCTGCTGGACCTGCACGACCGCGGGCTGGGGCTCGACGAGCTGTTCTGGTCCGCGGCTCCGCTCGCCGGCACCCGGCCCCGCCCGCGCACGTTCGCCGACGTGCCGGCGTCCACCGCGGAGTCCGCCGCGCTGGCCAAGGAGCTCAAGCGGCAGGGGTTCCGGTTCATCGGGCCGACGACGGCCTACGCCGCCATGCAGGCCTGCGGGATCGTCGACGACCACCTGGCCGACTGCCCCGTCGCGCTCGCCCGCACCGTGGGGTGA
- a CDS encoding NYN domain-containing protein: MRAGVYVDGYNLYYGGRHLAGSGPDRWKWLDVRGLVSDIVAAQRSWPAASIDRIVYCTARIDARANPEGHAEQDVYLKALLASGSVDHIEYGKYVTGVRQRPLAVKGATPGAAPTLVRSGWPVMVQSELGSPQRDALFMVSTLHQEEKGSDVNVASHLLVDALTEAVDAAVVVSNDSDLRFPVQLARSRVPVGLVNPRGGHVAGDLRGHPDDGVGRHWWRGLGAADFTDHQLPESAGGHTRPPSW; this comes from the coding sequence ATGCGTGCAGGCGTCTACGTCGACGGGTACAACCTCTACTACGGGGGGCGCCACCTGGCAGGGAGTGGTCCGGACCGCTGGAAGTGGCTGGACGTCCGCGGCCTCGTCTCCGACATCGTCGCGGCGCAACGGAGCTGGCCCGCCGCGTCGATCGATCGGATCGTCTACTGCACGGCGCGCATCGACGCCCGCGCCAACCCGGAAGGCCATGCGGAGCAGGACGTCTACCTGAAGGCGCTCCTGGCGTCGGGCAGCGTCGACCACATCGAGTACGGCAAGTACGTCACCGGTGTCCGCCAGCGACCTCTGGCCGTGAAGGGCGCGACTCCTGGCGCGGCACCGACACTCGTCCGCTCGGGGTGGCCCGTGATGGTGCAGTCCGAGCTGGGATCGCCCCAGCGAGACGCGCTGTTCATGGTCTCGACGCTCCACCAGGAGGAGAAGGGCAGCGACGTGAACGTGGCCTCCCACCTCCTGGTGGACGCGCTCACGGAAGCCGTCGACGCGGCCGTCGTCGTCAGCAACGACTCCGACCTCCGGTTCCCGGTGCAGCTGGCTCGATCGCGCGTACCCGTCGGCTTGGTGAATCCTCGCGGCGGGCACGTCGCCGGCGACCTCCGGGGGCACCCCGACGACGGTGTGGGCCGGCACTGGTGGCGCGGTCTCGGTGCCGCGGACTTCACGGACCATCAGCTGCCGGAGAGCGCCGGCGGCCACACGCGCCCGCCGTCATGGTGA
- a CDS encoding ribonuclease PH: MKRTAVLRRLRRAAREADLSFEVVELTNHTGVVVGGVRSTLARHTEIDDVTARKFFDQYAAVLGKGWWR; the protein is encoded by the coding sequence ATGAAGCGCACAGCGGTGCTGCGCAGGCTGCGACGGGCAGCTCGCGAGGCCGACCTGTCGTTCGAGGTCGTCGAGCTGACCAACCACACGGGCGTCGTCGTCGGCGGTGTGCGCTCGACGCTCGCCCGTCACACCGAGATCGACGACGTGACGGCACGGAAGTTCTTCGACCAGTACGCGGCAGTCCTCGGGAAGGGGTGGTGGCGGTGA
- the hrpA gene encoding ATP-dependent RNA helicase HrpA → MTDADPASPAPAPRRRGRRPGRGRGGNRPAAGAPAAAGAPAGPDQGQPAGGPRGAGAHGRRGGAGRGRRLAALADARRAVVLPPVTYPEQLPVSARRSEIAAAIRDHQVVIVAGETGSGKTTQLPKIALELGRGRDGQIGHTQPRRIAARTVAERIADELGTTIGELVGYQVRFTDESSDRTLVKVMTDGILLAQIQRDPELRQYDTLIIDEAHERSLNIDFVLGYLAQLLPRRPDLKVVITSATIDSARFAAHFAGPATPEHPEGAPAPVVEVTGRTYPVEVRYRPLSPDRPTDDPDDAPARRTAPAAKDAARDEDRDLMTAICEAVDELAAEGPGDVLVFLSGEREIRDAEEALRGHLGPRVQDARRPDAVELLPLYGRLSAAEQHRVFQAHGTRRVVLATNVAETSLTVPGIRYVVDPGTARISRYSKATKVQRLPIEPISQASANQRSGRCGRVADGIAIRLYSEEDYASRPRFTEPEILRTSLASVILQMIAVGVAAGPDDVASFPFVDPPDVRAVRDGVQLLTELGALEAGPSGTRLTDTGRALAQLPMDPRLARMIVEGGRRGVAREVMVVAAALSIQDPRERPVEQRAQADQAHARFADPTSDFLTYLNLWQYVRDAQRDLSGSAFRRLCRSEYLNWLRLREWQDVVTQLKELAKPLGITVNPPRRTDRDLSAGSADHEDPATAARGSLRLEWDADRIHVALLSGLLSQIGMQEASDLSGGAPQRGRGRDGGRAPDRRGRNEYLGARGARFAIFPGSALAKKPPAWVMAGELVETSRLWARDAARIQPEWAEELAGHLVKRSYSEPSWSSKQGAAMALERVMLYGVPIVTGRRVLFGKVDAEHARELFIRHALVEGDWTTHHAFFAENRRLLDEAEDLEARSRRRGLVVDDDALFDFYDERIPDDVVSARHFDQWWKGARRQDPDLLTFTRELLVTEDADAGIEGSFPSTWPQGDLELPLTYQFQPGTDADGVTVHVPLVALARVQPDGFDWMVPGLREELVTATIRALPKPVRVQLVPAPDVARDVVAWFDAHTASWADTVRAGDAAPSFRATFRQAVRALRDVEVPEDAVDEDRLPPHLRMTFRVVDDRGRVVDEGKDLAVLQRRLAARTQDAVSTAVRSAVRDAMADAARGDGDRGGRDRGRTAPRPAAPAPGATPAGRPAPAALPGFDAGDLSTWPDGLPGGELPERVETTDPSGLTVRGYPALVEHGRGPAATVRVEVLADAGEQELRHRAGLRRLLLRDVGLATARITSRWTGAQALALAASPYPSTEALVTDVQLAAVDRLLTEHLAGRPATSVRTAAAYAEARAVVRDRLEDAAHRVVGDVVAVLGAARDLDAAVRGTRSLALLGTVRDVQAQAETLVHDGFVAETGADRLPHLTRYLRAAAHRLDKAGANPARDEQLAWQVRDLEQLLGQTRARVTSRTPVPADLAALEDARWLVEELRVSLFAQQLGTPVPVSEKRIRKALAALG, encoded by the coding sequence GTGACTGACGCCGACCCCGCCTCCCCCGCACCCGCCCCCCGGCGGCGCGGTCGGCGACCCGGGCGGGGGCGCGGCGGGAACCGCCCGGCGGCCGGAGCACCCGCGGCGGCCGGCGCGCCCGCGGGTCCCGACCAGGGGCAGCCGGCGGGCGGGCCCCGGGGCGCGGGCGCGCACGGGCGCCGGGGCGGTGCGGGCCGCGGACGGCGTCTCGCCGCCCTCGCGGACGCTCGCCGCGCCGTCGTCCTGCCGCCGGTCACCTACCCGGAGCAGCTCCCCGTCTCCGCGCGGCGCTCCGAGATCGCCGCCGCGATCCGGGACCACCAGGTCGTGATCGTCGCGGGCGAGACCGGGTCCGGGAAGACCACCCAGCTCCCGAAGATCGCGCTGGAGCTCGGGCGCGGCCGGGACGGGCAGATCGGGCACACGCAGCCCCGGCGGATCGCCGCCCGCACGGTCGCGGAGCGCATCGCCGACGAGCTGGGGACGACCATCGGCGAGCTGGTCGGCTACCAGGTGCGGTTCACCGACGAGTCGTCGGACCGGACGCTCGTCAAGGTGATGACGGACGGCATCCTGCTGGCGCAGATCCAGCGGGACCCGGAGCTGCGCCAGTACGACACGCTCATCATCGACGAGGCGCACGAGCGCTCGCTGAACATCGACTTCGTCCTCGGGTACCTCGCGCAGCTGCTGCCGCGGCGCCCGGACCTCAAGGTGGTCATCACCTCCGCGACGATCGACTCGGCGCGGTTCGCGGCCCACTTCGCCGGCCCGGCGACGCCGGAGCACCCCGAGGGCGCGCCCGCGCCGGTCGTCGAGGTCACCGGGCGCACCTACCCCGTGGAGGTCCGGTACCGGCCGCTGTCCCCCGACCGGCCCACCGACGACCCGGACGACGCCCCGGCCCGGCGTACCGCGCCGGCGGCCAAGGACGCCGCCAGGGACGAGGACCGCGACCTCATGACGGCGATCTGCGAGGCCGTCGACGAGCTCGCCGCCGAGGGGCCTGGCGACGTGCTGGTGTTCCTGTCCGGCGAGCGCGAGATCCGCGACGCCGAGGAGGCGCTGCGGGGGCACCTCGGCCCGCGGGTGCAGGACGCGCGGCGCCCCGACGCGGTCGAGCTGCTGCCGCTGTACGGCCGGCTGTCCGCCGCCGAGCAGCACCGGGTGTTCCAGGCGCACGGCACCCGCCGCGTCGTCCTGGCCACCAACGTCGCCGAGACGTCGCTGACCGTGCCCGGCATCCGCTACGTCGTCGACCCGGGGACCGCCCGCATCTCGCGGTACTCCAAGGCCACGAAGGTGCAGCGGCTGCCCATCGAGCCGATCTCGCAGGCGTCCGCGAACCAGCGGTCCGGGCGCTGCGGGCGCGTCGCCGACGGCATCGCGATCCGGCTGTACTCCGAGGAGGACTACGCCTCCCGCCCGCGCTTCACGGAGCCGGAGATCCTGCGGACGTCGCTGGCGTCCGTGATCCTGCAGATGATCGCGGTCGGCGTGGCCGCCGGGCCGGACGACGTGGCGTCGTTCCCGTTCGTCGACCCGCCGGACGTGCGGGCCGTCCGCGACGGCGTGCAGCTGCTCACGGAGCTCGGCGCGCTCGAGGCCGGGCCGTCGGGCACCCGCCTCACGGACACCGGGCGGGCGCTCGCCCAGCTCCCGATGGACCCGCGGCTGGCGCGCATGATCGTCGAGGGCGGCCGGCGGGGCGTCGCGCGCGAGGTGATGGTCGTGGCCGCCGCGCTGTCGATCCAGGACCCGCGCGAGCGCCCCGTCGAGCAGCGCGCCCAGGCCGACCAGGCCCACGCCCGGTTCGCCGACCCGACCTCGGACTTCCTCACCTACCTCAACCTGTGGCAGTACGTCCGCGACGCGCAGCGCGACCTGTCGGGCTCGGCGTTCCGGCGGCTGTGCCGGTCGGAGTACCTCAACTGGCTGCGGCTGCGCGAGTGGCAGGACGTGGTGACGCAGCTCAAGGAGCTCGCGAAGCCGCTCGGCATCACCGTGAACCCCCCGCGCCGCACCGACCGCGACCTGTCCGCCGGGTCGGCCGACCACGAGGACCCGGCGACCGCCGCGCGCGGCTCGCTGCGCCTGGAGTGGGACGCGGACCGCATCCACGTGGCGCTGCTGTCCGGCCTGCTGTCGCAGATCGGGATGCAGGAGGCGTCCGACCTGTCGGGCGGCGCCCCGCAGCGCGGCCGGGGCCGGGACGGCGGGCGCGCACCCGACCGGCGCGGCCGCAACGAGTACCTCGGCGCGCGGGGGGCGCGGTTCGCGATCTTCCCCGGCTCGGCGCTCGCCAAGAAGCCGCCGGCGTGGGTGATGGCCGGCGAGCTCGTCGAGACCTCGCGGCTGTGGGCGCGGGACGCCGCGCGGATCCAGCCCGAGTGGGCGGAGGAGCTCGCCGGGCACCTGGTGAAGCGGTCGTACTCGGAGCCGTCGTGGTCCTCCAAGCAGGGCGCCGCCATGGCCCTGGAGCGCGTCATGCTCTACGGCGTCCCGATCGTCACCGGGCGGCGGGTGCTGTTCGGGAAGGTGGACGCCGAGCACGCGCGCGAGCTGTTCATCCGGCACGCCCTGGTCGAGGGCGACTGGACGACGCACCACGCGTTCTTCGCGGAGAACCGCCGCCTGCTCGACGAGGCGGAGGACCTGGAGGCGCGGTCGCGGCGGCGCGGGCTCGTGGTGGACGACGACGCGCTGTTCGACTTCTACGACGAGCGGATCCCCGACGACGTGGTGTCCGCGCGGCACTTCGACCAGTGGTGGAAGGGCGCCCGGCGTCAGGACCCCGACCTGCTGACGTTCACGCGCGAGCTGCTCGTCACCGAGGACGCCGACGCCGGCATCGAGGGGTCGTTCCCGTCCACGTGGCCGCAGGGCGACCTGGAGCTGCCGCTGACCTACCAGTTCCAGCCCGGGACCGACGCGGACGGCGTGACCGTCCACGTGCCGCTCGTGGCGCTCGCCCGCGTGCAGCCCGACGGGTTCGACTGGATGGTGCCCGGCCTGCGCGAGGAGCTGGTGACCGCCACGATCCGCGCGCTGCCCAAGCCGGTGCGCGTCCAGCTGGTCCCCGCCCCGGACGTGGCGCGGGACGTCGTCGCGTGGTTCGACGCGCACACCGCGTCCTGGGCGGACACCGTGCGCGCCGGCGACGCGGCGCCCTCGTTCCGTGCCACGTTCCGGCAGGCCGTCCGGGCGCTGCGGGACGTGGAGGTGCCCGAGGACGCCGTCGACGAGGACCGGCTGCCGCCGCACCTGCGCATGACGTTCCGCGTGGTCGACGACCGGGGGCGGGTCGTCGACGAGGGCAAGGACCTCGCGGTGCTGCAGCGCCGGCTCGCGGCCCGGACGCAGGACGCCGTCAGCACGGCGGTGCGGTCGGCGGTGCGCGACGCGATGGCCGACGCGGCGCGCGGCGACGGCGACCGCGGCGGGCGCGACCGCGGGCGGACGGCACCCCGGCCGGCCGCGCCCGCACCCGGAGCGACCCCCGCCGGACGCCCCGCCCCCGCCGCGCTGCCCGGGTTCGACGCCGGGGACCTGTCCACGTGGCCGGACGGCCTGCCCGGCGGCGAGCTGCCCGAGCGCGTCGAGACCACCGACCCCAGCGGCCTCACCGTCCGCGGCTACCCGGCGCTCGTCGAGCACGGCCGCGGCCCCGCCGCCACGGTCCGCGTCGAGGTGCTCGCCGACGCCGGCGAGCAGGAACTGCGGCACCGCGCCGGGCTGCGCCGCCTGCTGCTGCGCGACGTCGGCCTCGCGACCGCGCGGATCACCAGCCGGTGGACCGGCGCGCAGGCGCTCGCGCTCGCCGCCAGCCCCTACCCGAGCACCGAGGCCCTCGTCACCGACGTGCAGCTCGCCGCCGTCGACCGCCTGCTCACCGAGCACCTCGCCGGCCGGCCCGCCACGTCCGTCCGCACCGCGGCGGCGTACGCCGAGGCCCGCGCGGTCGTCCGGGACCGTCTGGAGGACGCCGCCCACCGCGTCGTCGGGGACGTCGTCGCCGTGCTCGGCGCTGCACGGGACCTCGACGCGGCGGTCCGCGGCACCCGGTCGCTCGCCCTGCTCGGCACCGTGCGCGACGTGCAGGCCCAGGCCGAGACGCTCGTGCACGACGGGTTCGTCGCCGAGACCGGCGCCGACCGGCTGCCCCACCTCACCCGCTACCTGCGTGCCGCCGCCCACCGGCTCGACAAGGCGGGCGCCAACCCGGCCCGCGACGAGCAGCTCGCCTGGCAGGTGCGCGACCTCGAGCAGCTGCTCGGCCAGACCCGCGCCCGCGTGACCTCCCGGACCCCGGTGCCCGCGGACCTCGCCGCGCTGGAGGACGCCCGGTGGCTGGTCGAGGAGCTGCGGGTCAGCCTGTTCGCGCAGCAGCTCGGCACGCCGGTGCCGGTGAGCGAGAAGCGGATCCGGAAGGCCCTCGCGGCGCTGGGCTGA
- a CDS encoding SMP-30/gluconolactonase/LRE family protein, whose translation MTDLRTVPLPDRRIDAAELVPPDAPEAVVLGEVRARLGERPLLDARDGSLVWVDIDARSVHRWAGGDHARDEVVSVPSQVSVAWPARGGLLLATADGVGVHDGTTLGPLTRPGTMPGDYRFNDGACDGAGRLWVATMPRDGSTGEGTVYRVAARADGALDVTAVVTGVGCGNGVAWSPDGSTLYLTDSATRTVFRAPFDVAAGTVGAWEPFLAFASDGPMPDGTTVDADGCLWVALYGGSAVLRFGPDGTPRGAVRVPTARVTCLGFGAPGTGRAYVTTAHADGDPLAGAVFGVDVAVDGLPVREFGEG comes from the coding sequence GTGACCGACCTGCGCACCGTGCCCCTGCCCGACCGCCGGATCGACGCCGCGGAGCTGGTCCCCCCGGACGCGCCGGAGGCGGTGGTGCTCGGCGAGGTCCGCGCCCGGCTCGGCGAGCGCCCCCTGCTGGACGCGCGCGACGGCTCCCTGGTCTGGGTCGACATCGACGCGCGGAGCGTGCACCGCTGGGCCGGCGGCGACCACGCGCGCGACGAGGTGGTCAGCGTGCCCTCGCAGGTCTCGGTCGCGTGGCCGGCCCGGGGCGGCCTGCTGCTCGCGACGGCCGACGGCGTCGGCGTGCACGACGGGACGACGCTCGGCCCGCTCACCCGGCCGGGGACCATGCCGGGGGACTACCGGTTCAACGACGGCGCGTGCGACGGCGCGGGGCGGCTGTGGGTCGCCACGATGCCGCGCGACGGCTCCACGGGCGAGGGGACGGTCTACCGCGTCGCGGCGCGCGCCGACGGGGCGCTCGACGTCACCGCGGTCGTCACCGGCGTCGGGTGCGGCAACGGCGTCGCGTGGAGCCCCGACGGCTCGACGCTGTACCTCACGGACTCGGCGACCCGGACCGTCTTCCGGGCCCCGTTCGACGTGGCGGCGGGCACGGTCGGCGCGTGGGAGCCGTTCCTGGCGTTCGCGTCGGACGGCCCGATGCCGGACGGCACCACCGTCGACGCGGACGGGTGCCTGTGGGTGGCGCTGTACGGCGGTAGCGCGGTGCTGCGGTTCGGGCCGGACGGCACGCCCCGCGGGGCGGTGCGGGTGCCGACGGCGCGGGTGACGTGCCTCGGCTTCGGGGCGCCGGGCACGGGGCGGGCGTACGTGACGACCGCGCACGCGGACGGCGACCCGCTCGCGGGGGCGGTGTTCGGCGTCGACGTGGCGGTGGACGGGCTCCCGGTGCGGGAGTTCGGGGAGGGCTGA
- a CDS encoding MFS transporter: MSATTAATSTPPGASRPLNSPSRVIAASLVGTTIEFYDFYVYATAAVLVFPKLFFPTGNDTTALLASFAVFGAAMVARPVGAVFFGHLGDRRGRKTTLVYSLLTMGIATFLIGVLPTFGHIGIGATVALLVLRLAQGFALGGEWSGAALVATENAPAGKRAWYGTFPQLGAPLGFIIANGLFLAINGLLGEGSEAFMAWGWRIPFLFSAVMVVIGLWVRLRLVESEAFTTAEKKGRLTKLPLGTTLRFHWRETLLGTFIMLATYVLFYLMTNFTLTYGTRAVAPEDGEPGGLGIPYVHFVLMQILGVVFFGVFTLLSGPLADRIGRRRLLIWVTSGIIGFGLTFALFLPLREDQVFTGALVQAFLVLGFTLMGATFGPMGALLPELFPTNVRYTGSAVAYNVSSILGAALAPIVALALWGLADGGTWLVGLYLSGAAVLTLVALLLTRETKDQDYTRASHEG; encoded by the coding sequence ATGTCTGCCACCACCGCCGCCACCAGCACGCCGCCGGGTGCGTCCCGGCCGCTCAACTCGCCCTCCCGCGTCATCGCGGCGAGCCTCGTGGGCACCACGATCGAGTTCTACGACTTCTACGTCTACGCGACGGCCGCCGTCCTCGTGTTCCCGAAGCTGTTCTTCCCGACCGGCAACGACACCACCGCGCTGCTCGCGTCGTTCGCGGTGTTCGGCGCCGCGATGGTCGCCCGCCCGGTCGGCGCCGTGTTCTTCGGCCACCTCGGGGACCGCCGCGGGCGCAAGACCACGCTGGTCTACTCGCTGCTGACGATGGGCATCGCGACCTTCCTCATCGGCGTGCTCCCCACGTTCGGCCACATCGGCATCGGCGCCACCGTCGCGCTGCTGGTGCTGCGGCTCGCCCAGGGCTTCGCGCTCGGCGGCGAGTGGTCCGGCGCCGCCCTGGTCGCCACCGAGAACGCGCCCGCCGGCAAGCGCGCCTGGTACGGGACGTTCCCGCAGCTCGGGGCGCCGCTCGGCTTCATCATCGCGAACGGCCTGTTCCTCGCGATCAACGGCCTGCTGGGCGAGGGGTCCGAGGCGTTCATGGCCTGGGGCTGGCGGATCCCGTTCCTGTTCTCGGCCGTCATGGTCGTCATCGGCCTGTGGGTGCGGCTGCGCCTGGTGGAGTCCGAGGCGTTCACGACCGCCGAGAAGAAGGGCCGGCTGACCAAGCTGCCCCTCGGCACGACGCTGCGGTTCCACTGGCGCGAGACCCTGCTCGGCACGTTCATCATGCTGGCGACCTACGTGCTGTTCTACCTGATGACGAACTTCACGCTGACCTACGGCACCCGCGCCGTCGCCCCGGAGGACGGCGAGCCCGGCGGCCTGGGCATCCCGTACGTGCACTTCGTGCTCATGCAGATCCTCGGGGTCGTGTTCTTCGGCGTCTTCACGCTGCTCTCCGGGCCGCTGGCCGACCGCATCGGACGCCGGCGGCTGCTCATCTGGGTGACCTCCGGGATCATCGGGTTCGGGCTGACGTTCGCGCTGTTCCTGCCGCTGCGCGAGGACCAGGTCTTCACCGGGGCGCTCGTGCAGGCGTTCCTCGTCCTCGGCTTCACGCTGATGGGCGCGACGTTCGGGCCGATGGGCGCGCTGCTGCCCGAGCTGTTCCCCACGAACGTCCGGTACACCGGCTCGGCGGTGGCCTACAACGTGTCGTCGATCCTCGGCGCCGCGCTCGCGCCGATCGTCGCGCTCGCCCTGTGGGGCCTGGCGGACGGCGGCACGTGGCTGGTCGGCCTGTACCTGTCGGGCGCCGCGGTGCTGACGCTCGTGGCGCTGCTCCTCACGCGGGAGACGAAGGACCAGGACTACACGCGGGCGTCGCACGAGGGCTGA